In the genome of candidate division WOR-3 bacterium, the window ACGACCCATGAGCGGCGAGCACCATCTCTTTCAAGATGGAAATATCCTTTTCGATCGCGGTTCCTACAACAATTAGGTCAGCGCCAGATTCCACCTTTTCCGACACTTGTTCCGGTTTGTTTAAACCGCCCCCGACAATCACCTTTCCAGAGCAAATCTCCCCTGCTTTGGTGATGTATTCACGGGGAACCGTCTCTTTTGCGCCGCTTCCTGCTTCGAGGTACACATTCTTCATTCCCATGTACTCTGCCGCCATCACGTGAGCCACGAATATTTCTTTCTTGTCTCTCGGGACGGGGTTGGTGTTGCTTATAAATTCCACGGCGGTCTTTTTCCCAGACTCTATGAGAATATAAGCAACCGGAATGCTCTCAAGGTTGTATTTGTTCACGAAAACAGCGTTTTCTAGTTGTTCTTCTATGAGCCACCTCGAATTCCTCCCTGAAATCAGCGTCAGGAAAAATACCGCGTCAGCTTCCGGAACTATGAATTTTGAGTTTCCCGGAAATATAATCACAGGCAAGCCTGATGTACTTTTCAAGTCGAGAACGAATTTTCTCAGAGAATCCGTGAAAAGCGTCGATCCTCCAACTAAAATTCCATCGCTTCCAGAATTTTTAATGCTCTGAGCAATAAAAGCCACTTTGCTGAGGTCGATTTTATCTGGATCGAGCAACGGAAAAAAAAGCGCTTTTTTGCCACGGTCAATCTTATGAACCAGGTTGTTCCAAGTGTTCATCTTTCTCCTCTTTGATTGTGTCGGCAGTTTTTCGCGCGATTTCCAGGGAAAACCCTCTGTTCAAAAGAGCCGATACGATATTTTTTCTTCTCTTTTTCTTTTCTGCCACGGCAAGAGCAAGAGAAAACTCGTCTCTTGAAACGGCTTTCTCAAAGAAAATTCGGATTGTTTCTTCCTCTATGCCTCTTTCTTTCATTTTTCTCTTGATGTAATAACCGCCGGCGGGTTTTATTTCCGTGAATTTTTTCAGCATATTTTCAGCGATGCAAAAATCATCCAAAAAACCTTTTCTCTTGAGAATTTTTACAGTTCTCTTCACAGAAATATGAGAAAAATTCCGAGAGAGCAGCTTTTCAGAAAGCTCCTTCTCGGTAAGGTCGCCGTAAGACAACAAAACATAAGCTTTTTCCAGAGCTTTTAACGTCTCATCTTTTGTCTTCAGAAAATACAATTCTCTGCCAGAGACGCTCGCGCCTTTTTTCCATTTGTCAAACAAAACGTCCGTAGAATATTCCGATCCGTCGTCTATCTTCAAAGTCCACCCTCTCTTGTTTTTTTCGACGGACTCAATGGTGTTTTCATTCAAGAACTATTTCTCCCTAATCTCAATACCTAATTCTTTTCTTATCGCGTTTTCAAGTTCGGAAGAGATTTCGGAGTGCTCTTTTAGGTAGTTTCTCGTGTTTTCCTTGCCTTGACCGATGTTCTCATCCTTGTACGAATACCATGTTCCGGATCTCTTCAACAGGTTTAATTCAAGAGCTTTGTCGATTATTTCACCATGCTTGGATATTCCTTCGTTGAAAAGAATGTCGAAATGGGCTTCTCTAAAAGGAGGAGCGACTTTATTTTTGACTACCTTGACGATTATCTCGTTTCCCACAGCTTGATCCGCTACTTTGAGCGTTCCTATCCTCTTGATCTCAAGCCTGCAGGAAGAATGAAACTTAAGCGCGAGCCCACCCGGTGTAGTAGTCGGATTCCCCATCATTATGCCGATTTTGTATCTAACTTGGTTTATGAAAACCGCGGCGGTTCCGCTTTTGGAAACTCCTCCTGTCAATTTCCTCATCGCCTTTGACATCAACCTCGCTTGAAGCCCGATTTGCGCGTCGCCCATCTCTCCGTTGAGTTCGTCGGCAGGGACAAGAGCGGCGACAGAATCGACGACGAGAATATCCAATCCTCCTGACCTCACGAGTAAATCCGAAATTTCAAGCGCCTGCTCTCCTGTGTCCGGTTGAGAGACTATAAGATCTTCTACGTTGACGCCCAATTTCTCCGCGTATACAGGGTCAAGAGCGTGTTCAGCGTCTATGTACGCCGCTTTACCTCCCGCTTTTTGAGCGTTGGCAACTATATGAAGAGCCAAGGTGGTTTTCCCGGATGCTTCTTGACCGAAGATTTCCGTTATTCTTCCCCTCGGAATCCCTCCGACTCCAAGAGCTGCGTCGAGCGTCAGAGAACCCGTTGGTATAGCCGGAATTTCAACTTTGGTGTCGTCCCCAAGCCTCATGATGGAACCTTTGCCAAATTGTTTTTCAATCAATTTCATAGCGCTTTCTATCGCTTTTTCTTTATCCGAAAAATTTTCTCTCCCCAGAGCTTCCTTACCCGCAGATTTTGCCATTTCAGTCTCCTTTCAGGAAAAAGCGGTCGAGTTCTTTGTAAACAGCGCCACCCGGCGTGAGAACGCTGCTGTATAGGACAAAAGAGTTGATTTCGAAAACGTCATCGGTCAGCTCTCTAAATTTCATTTGGTCCGGTTTTCCTTTGAAACGCGCCAAGGTGACATGGGGAAAATATCTCCGTTTGTCCTTTTCAATTCCTGCTTCACCCAATTCTTCTTCAAGTTTATCAAAAACACGCATAAAACTTTCTTTGCCTTCGGCGATACCCACGCATCCCACCTTGTTCCCGAGAATACAGTACAAACCCAATCTGGCTTTGAAGCAAATCACGGACGAAGCCGTTTTTTCGGCGGGATCCTTGAGAAGCTGAAGATTTTTTTCCGCGACATCACCCAGAAATTTCAGTGTCACATGTATGTTTTCTTTAGCGACCAAAGTCGAATTTCGCGATTTCAGATTTTCAGACGAAAACTCCCAAAGACTTTTTCTGACACTTTCCGGTATATCAAATGCGAAAAAAAGTCTCATCTAAACAACAAAAGGCGTCAAGCCGAAAAATCTTCCCAGCCTCTGTCGGAAGTGCTTTGAATTCCTCTTAGCCTGAGTTTGAATTCGTCAGGATTACTGACGTTTTCTATGGCGTCTTCGTAGGAGACAATGCCTTTTTCGTAAAAGTTCATTATTGACTGGTCAAAGCTCTGCATCTGGTATTGAGCCCCTTCGACAATAGCCTGTGGAACTTTCAGAGTTTCGAGAGGATCGAGTATGTATTCCCTTATTGTTGGAGTGTTGATCATTACTTCAGCCGCCGGCACACGCCCTCTTCCGTCAGCTCTGGGAATCAGACGCAGAGAAATGACTGCCACGAGAGTTGTAGAAAGCAAAACCCTTATGTGCTGCTGCTGATGAGGAGGGTAGAAAGAGATGACCCTGTTTATTGTTTCAGCCGCGTTGAGAGTGTGAAGGGTAGACATGACAAGATGTCCGGTATCCGCGGCTTTCAAAGCGGTGTCAATAGTGTCCATGTCCCTTATTTCTCCGACAAGAATCGTATCCGGATCCTGCCTCATGGCTTGTCTGAGAGCGAGGGAGAATGAATTGGTGTCGGTCCCTATTTCTCTCTGGCTGATCACGCTTTTTTTATCGGTGAACAAAAACTCTATAGGATCTTCGATTGTTATGATGTTCTTTGAGACATGTTCGTTTATGTAGTCTATCATTGCGGCGAGAGTGGTCGATTTTCCGCTTCCTGTAGTTCCAGTACAAAGAATCATTCCCCTCGGTTTCATGCACAGATCCTTGAGAACCGCAGGGAGGTTCAACTCTTCAAGAGGTCTGACGTGCATGGGAATGGTTCTAAGAGCGAGGGCTATGCTGGATCTCTGGAGATAAGCGTTCACCCTGAACCTGGCTAATCCGGGAACTCCGACACCAAAGTCGAGTTCCTTGTCCCTTGCGAATTTTTTCTGCTGCTCCGGAGTCATGAGCTGGACGATCACGGTTTTGAGCTCTTCCGGAGAAAGAGGGGGGTGTTTCATCAAATTGAGTTTTCCCGATATTCTGAGAATTGGCGGGCTTCCAGCTTTCAGATGAAGGTCAGAAGCCTCTTTTTCCACCATCTGCTTCAGAACTGCCTTTAAATTCATAAAAAACTCCTCACTTAAAAACTTCAGGGTCAATAATAACTGTCAAAATCACAAAAATGCTGTATAGCAGCAAATTGACGAGAAAAGGTCGATCTGAATATATCACTTTTTCAGGCATCTCACCTTCCTTTTGAAGATGCACAACGAACAGATATCTAAATATACCATATATCACAAAAATAGTGGAATAGGGCAATAAAATTGCTCCTTTTTTTTCCGCCGTGTAAATCGCGTAAGTAACTATTGTGGCAGAAGCGACAACTATTATCATTTGGTCGAGGAGTTCTTTAGTGTAGTGCTTCAGCACTTCTCTGTGAGACTCGTTTCTCTCCATGAATATTTCCTGCCTTCTCTTGATAAGACCAAGAAAAAGAGAGAGAAGCAGAACGGTTATCAGAAACCAAGATGATATCGGAACATCTATGGCGAAAGCCCCTCCGACAGCTCTAATGACAAAGCCGAGAGCGATTATCATCACGTCCACGATCACAACTTTTTTTAGCCATAGAGAATAAGCGAGCGTCATCATGGTGTAAGCCGCCACAGCCCCGGGCATTTTCCAGTCTAAAACACCGTACTTGTGAGAAAAATAAATCCATGGAATGTTCGTCAGAAAGAGTAGGGCTAAAACAAAAATGAAAGCAGATAAGGGTTTTATCCTGCCTGATGCTATGGGCCTTTTTGATTTTACCGGGTGAAGCCTGTCTTTTTTAAGATCTATTATGTCGTTTACAACGTAGACGAAACTCGACGCTCCCAAAAAGGCAAAAAATCCAGAAAAAGAAAGAACGGAGGGTTCGAGCTGTGTGAATTTCCTTGTGAATACAAGCGCCGCGAAGACGAATATATTCTTAATCCACTGTTTAGGCCTTAATTCTTCAATTAAAGCCGCTGTTCCTTTCATACAAATCCTTTCTCATTTTAGTCCAAGACGAACTCTCGCCACCGAGGTCTTCAATCCTCTCTATGCTCCATACCCCGGATAGGTCCGAGACCATGTAAAATAAAATGAGACCCTCGGCTTGCGAGTCTCCGTAAAATTCGTAATCGTAGTAAAAAAATGCGCATGAATCCGTTGAATCCCTTTGAACGGCAGACAAGACCAGCATAGGGGATTGTATTTCGGAAAAGAGAATGTTCGCGTATTCTCCCTCCTTGTTTTTGTCCCAATTTTCGAAAAGACCGCCGCTTCCCAAGGTATCGGGGTAATAGGGGACAAAAGAATAATTCGAAGTGAGAGTTCTGGAGTAATTAGCGGCGCTCTTTCTTTCTATGCTGTTGACGAAATTCATGACAGAAATTCCCGGCGAAAATGGCTCCACCCAGAAATCAGACCCTATCGGGTCCTCGGCTTCTCTTGGTGAAAAAAGAGTGCAGGAGAGCAACAGGGTTAAAACCATAACAGAGAATAAAAACTTGCTTCCCATTGATCATCGCCTTTGTTGTCTATAGTGTTCCGCAGATCCAAAACTATCTCGCCTCTCGATCCAGAATACTCCAAACCAATCCCCGCGTATCCTTTAAGCGAATAAGATTCAAGACCTCCAATTGTTTCCCCCTCCGCCCGAAAAACAGCTTTTTCGACGATTCCGCAAAATGGCTTGATAAATCTCTCAAAATTCCCTATTCTCACCCCAGAAAGGATATCAAAATCTCTTATGTACCTGTTTCTCAAAAAATACCATTTTCCGCTTCCGGTTTCATCCGTTTTTTTGTAGCCTCCCCTGTCCTGAATGGACAGTGTTCCGTCGAAAAATAAAGCGATTCCCGGATAAATCTCCAGATCCGTCTCCAGGGTATTTTCGTATTTTCTGAAAAGTACGTTTTTGTCGCTCGAATACAGGAAAAAAGTGTAGTCTGTTTTGATTGTCGATCTCTGCCTGATTTTAAAAAAGTCGCACGGCCTGAAAAAAGCTCCTGCCGACACACTGTAAGTTCTGTGTTCGGTGTTGCTTTCGGAATAATAACGAGACAAATAAATAGTTCTGTTGTCCCTGTAAAAAAAAGAACCTTCGGCGTTGATCCTGTCGGTCAGATAGAATATAAAATTCAAACCAGCGCCGCGATCTGACACGTCGTAGTCGCCGGAAGACTCGAGAGAAGCCTGGTCAAACCTATATATAGACATATAGCCGCTGGCGTTTCCGGAAAATTTTTCAGCCGAGAACGACAAAGAGCAGAACAACTTGGAAGTCAATATATTTTCGTCGCCTAATTCCGGTCTTTTGTGAAAACCAAACCCCTGCGAGAAATCCGCCTTTAACGTGAAGATCTTGTAATAAGCGTTTGAATACAGACCGGTTTGGACGAAAAGGTTTTCCTCCGAAGATAAACCGCTTTCCGGATATCTCTTAGAGTAG includes:
- the thpR gene encoding RNA 2',3'-cyclic phosphodiesterase, whose translation is MRLFFAFDIPESVRKSLWEFSSENLKSRNSTLVAKENIHVTLKFLGDVAEKNLQLLKDPAEKTASSVICFKARLGLYCILGNKVGCVGIAEGKESFMRVFDKLEEELGEAGIEKDKRRYFPHVTLARFKGKPDQMKFRELTDDVFEINSFVLYSSVLTPGGAVYKELDRFFLKGD
- a CDS encoding geranylgeranylglyceryl/heptaprenylglyceryl phosphate synthase, with translation MNTWNNLVHKIDRGKKALFFPLLDPDKIDLSKVAFIAQSIKNSGSDGILVGGSTLFTDSLRKFVLDLKSTSGLPVIIFPGNSKFIVPEADAVFFLTLISGRNSRWLIEEQLENAVFVNKYNLESIPVAYILIESGKKTAVEFISNTNPVPRDKKEIFVAHVMAAEYMGMKNVYLEAGSGAKETVPREYITKAGEICSGKVIVGGGLNKPEQVSEKVESGADLIVVGTAIEKDISILKEMVLAAHGS
- the recA gene encoding recombinase RecA, which codes for MAKSAGKEALGRENFSDKEKAIESAMKLIEKQFGKGSIMRLGDDTKVEIPAIPTGSLTLDAALGVGGIPRGRITEIFGQEASGKTTLALHIVANAQKAGGKAAYIDAEHALDPVYAEKLGVNVEDLIVSQPDTGEQALEISDLLVRSGGLDILVVDSVAALVPADELNGEMGDAQIGLQARLMSKAMRKLTGGVSKSGTAAVFINQVRYKIGIMMGNPTTTPGGLALKFHSSCRLEIKRIGTLKVADQAVGNEIIVKVVKNKVAPPFREAHFDILFNEGISKHGEIIDKALELNLLKRSGTWYSYKDENIGQGKENTRNYLKEHSEISSELENAIRKELGIEIREK
- a CDS encoding type IV pilus twitching motility protein PilT, with amino-acid sequence MNLKAVLKQMVEKEASDLHLKAGSPPILRISGKLNLMKHPPLSPEELKTVIVQLMTPEQQKKFARDKELDFGVGVPGLARFRVNAYLQRSSIALALRTIPMHVRPLEELNLPAVLKDLCMKPRGMILCTGTTGSGKSTTLAAMIDYINEHVSKNIITIEDPIEFLFTDKKSVISQREIGTDTNSFSLALRQAMRQDPDTILVGEIRDMDTIDTALKAADTGHLVMSTLHTLNAAETINRVISFYPPHQQQHIRVLLSTTLVAVISLRLIPRADGRGRVPAAEVMINTPTIREYILDPLETLKVPQAIVEGAQYQMQSFDQSIMNFYEKGIVSYEDAIENVSNPDEFKLRLRGIQSTSDRGWEDFSA
- a CDS encoding UbiA prenyltransferase family protein, producing the protein MKGTAALIEELRPKQWIKNIFVFAALVFTRKFTQLEPSVLSFSGFFAFLGASSFVYVVNDIIDLKKDRLHPVKSKRPIASGRIKPLSAFIFVLALLFLTNIPWIYFSHKYGVLDWKMPGAVAAYTMMTLAYSLWLKKVVIVDVMIIALGFVIRAVGGAFAIDVPISSWFLITVLLLSLFLGLIKRRQEIFMERNESHREVLKHYTKELLDQMIIVVASATIVTYAIYTAEKKGAILLPYSTIFVIYGIFRYLFVVHLQKEGEMPEKVIYSDRPFLVNLLLYSIFVILTVIIDPEVFK
- a CDS encoding RecX family transcriptional regulator; this translates as MNENTIESVEKNKRGWTLKIDDGSEYSTDVLFDKWKKGASVSGRELYFLKTKDETLKALEKAYVLLSYGDLTEKELSEKLLSRNFSHISVKRTVKILKRKGFLDDFCIAENMLKKFTEIKPAGGYYIKRKMKERGIEEETIRIFFEKAVSRDEFSLALAVAEKKKRRKNIVSALLNRGFSLEIARKTADTIKEEKDEHLEQPGS